From Vallitalea longa, one genomic window encodes:
- a CDS encoding ABC transporter ATP-binding protein, with translation MIRYFQNRYAMSEKGAKDLIKSIIWTVILEISFMVPVVLSFKFLDEYMSVLLNNSNSKDSILYYVIMSIAFFIVMFVIAYFQYNSAYTKIYEESARTRISLAETLRKLPLAFFGKKDIADLSSTIMEDATQIELLFSHSVPQIYASILTVLVMGVLLFFYNWKLFIAVFWVVPVAALVFYLSRKFQDRVQSKLYDVKRDISDKIQEGLDSAHEIKSYNREEAYVDNLNSKLDNYEKHMIKGELLIGAFINLSYVLLKLGLPSVIFYGAYLLSTGSINIFTYLVFLVVSARIYNPIMDVMNNFALLIYLNVRIKRMKEMNGMPRQDGKTQFYPKNYDIEFNNVDFSYQDGVQTLKNVSFKAKQGEVTALVGPSGGGKSTLAKLSARFWDIDKGVITLGGEDISKVDPETLLNNYSIVFQDVTLFNSSVIDNIRIGKKDATDEEVIKAAKLARCHEFINTLPEGYDTLIGENGEKLSGGERQRISIARAMLKDAPIILLDEATASLDTENESKIQNALSELIKNKTVLIIAHRMRTVSGADKIVVIKDGSIEETGTPSQLKEQQGIFASMVETQYKSS, from the coding sequence ATGATTAGATATTTTCAAAACAGATATGCCATGTCTGAAAAAGGAGCTAAAGACCTTATAAAATCAATTATCTGGACTGTAATACTAGAAATCAGTTTTATGGTTCCTGTAGTTCTGAGTTTTAAATTCTTGGACGAATACATGAGCGTGCTTTTGAATAATTCAAATAGCAAAGATAGCATTCTCTACTATGTCATTATGTCTATAGCATTTTTTATAGTAATGTTTGTTATCGCTTATTTCCAATATAATTCTGCCTATACCAAAATCTATGAAGAAAGTGCTAGAACAAGGATAAGCTTAGCTGAAACACTTAGGAAATTACCCTTAGCATTCTTCGGAAAAAAGGATATTGCTGATCTAAGTTCGACAATCATGGAAGATGCTACGCAGATAGAACTATTATTTTCCCATTCAGTTCCTCAGATCTATGCTTCAATATTGACCGTCCTGGTTATGGGAGTTCTATTGTTCTTCTATAACTGGAAATTGTTTATAGCAGTATTTTGGGTAGTTCCAGTTGCAGCATTGGTTTTTTACTTGTCCAGGAAATTTCAGGATAGAGTACAATCCAAACTCTATGATGTAAAAAGGGATATATCAGATAAAATTCAAGAAGGACTTGATTCAGCTCATGAGATTAAATCCTATAATAGAGAAGAAGCATATGTAGATAATTTGAATTCCAAATTGGATAATTATGAAAAACATATGATAAAAGGTGAACTTCTCATAGGTGCATTCATCAACTTATCTTATGTATTGTTGAAGCTTGGACTTCCAAGTGTTATATTTTATGGTGCGTATCTTCTATCTACAGGGTCTATAAATATTTTTACTTACCTTGTTTTTCTTGTAGTGTCAGCACGTATTTATAACCCTATAATGGACGTGATGAATAATTTTGCACTACTCATCTATCTTAACGTTCGTATTAAGCGTATGAAAGAGATGAATGGAATGCCTAGACAAGATGGAAAGACTCAATTTTATCCTAAGAATTACGATATAGAATTCAATAATGTGGATTTCTCTTATCAAGATGGTGTGCAAACATTGAAGAATGTCAGCTTTAAGGCAAAGCAAGGAGAGGTGACAGCGCTTGTTGGACCTTCAGGTGGAGGTAAGAGTACACTAGCGAAGTTGTCTGCAAGATTCTGGGATATAGATAAGGGTGTAATCACCCTAGGAGGAGAAGACATATCCAAAGTAGATCCAGAAACCCTCTTGAATAATTATTCCATAGTATTTCAAGATGTTACACTATTTAATTCGAGTGTAATAGATAATATCCGTATAGGTAAGAAAGATGCTACAGATGAAGAAGTCATCAAGGCTGCCAAACTTGCAAGGTGCCATGAGTTCATCAATACCCTTCCAGAAGGTTATGATACCTTGATAGGTGAAAACGGTGAGAAATTATCAGGAGGAGAAAGACAGCGTATATCCATAGCTAGAGCAATGTTGAAAGATGCGCCTATCATATTGCTTGACGAAGCTACAGCATCTCTTGATACTGAGAACGAAAGTAAAATCCAGAATGCTCTAAGTGAGCTTAT
- a CDS encoding ABC transporter ATP-binding protein, with product MQKDKKKFILKRFTPYMGKKKILLPLALVLSGISAALNILPFVLVWYIVRDILSSPQAIDISNVSFYAWIAFASAAGGIVVYFCALLSSHLAAFRVEVGMQKVGMETVISKPLGFFDNYSSGKIRKIVNDGAGTTHTFLAHQLPDMAGSIVSPVILISLIFIVDWRMGIASLIPIILGFITMKFMSTTIGREFQRKYYDSLEEMSSESVEYIRGIPVVKTFGQSIYSFKRFYDSIVKYKEMVHAYTLLWRRPMSFYTVIMQSAAFFLIPMAILLIGRGENLPIVLADFIFYMLISPIFTMLLMKSMHFQQNTLIAQQAIDRLDNLLDYPNMSYSGNVKKIKDHSLEFKDVVFSYEGSDKHAIDKISFKLNQGETIALVGASGGGKTTIARLAARFWDVDEGKVLVGGTNVKDISKKELMDNISFVFQSTKLFKGSLRDNIIFGKKNVREKEMNRAIDFSQSRDIIDNLDNGLDTVIGSKGTYLSGGEQQRIALARAIVKNAPIVLLDEATAFADPENEHLIQKALKEVSRNKTTLMIAHRLTSVQNVDRILVIQDGRIAETGTHKELIIKNGIYKKMWDEYQTSVAWKIKADKHVEKGGQK from the coding sequence ATGCAAAAAGATAAAAAGAAGTTTATCTTGAAAAGGTTCACACCTTATATGGGTAAGAAAAAAATACTTTTGCCTTTGGCACTAGTATTATCGGGAATATCAGCAGCACTTAACATCTTACCTTTTGTTCTTGTATGGTATATAGTACGTGATATATTATCGTCTCCTCAAGCAATTGATATATCAAATGTAAGTTTTTATGCTTGGATAGCCTTTGCAAGTGCAGCAGGAGGTATAGTAGTATATTTTTGTGCACTTTTAAGTTCCCATCTTGCAGCATTTAGAGTAGAAGTAGGAATGCAGAAAGTGGGTATGGAAACAGTAATATCCAAGCCGCTAGGGTTTTTTGATAATTATTCAAGTGGTAAAATAAGAAAGATTGTAAATGATGGAGCAGGAACCACACATACTTTCTTAGCACATCAGCTTCCTGATATGGCAGGTAGTATCGTTTCTCCTGTCATCCTTATATCTTTGATTTTTATTGTAGACTGGAGAATGGGTATTGCTTCTCTTATTCCTATAATTCTAGGATTCATAACAATGAAATTCATGTCCACAACTATAGGTAGGGAATTTCAAAGGAAATATTATGATTCATTGGAAGAAATGAGTTCTGAATCTGTTGAATATATTAGAGGGATTCCAGTTGTAAAAACGTTTGGTCAGAGTATATATTCTTTCAAGCGATTCTATGATAGCATAGTCAAATATAAAGAGATGGTTCATGCATATACTCTTCTTTGGAGAAGACCAATGTCCTTCTATACAGTAATCATGCAATCAGCCGCATTCTTTTTGATTCCTATGGCTATCTTATTGATAGGAAGAGGAGAGAATCTACCAATTGTACTTGCTGACTTTATTTTTTACATGCTCATATCACCCATATTCACTATGCTTTTGATGAAATCCATGCACTTCCAACAGAATACCTTAATCGCTCAACAAGCCATTGATAGACTGGATAACCTTTTGGATTACCCTAATATGAGCTATTCAGGTAATGTGAAAAAAATAAAAGACCACAGTCTAGAGTTTAAGGATGTAGTATTCTCATATGAAGGAAGTGATAAACATGCTATAGATAAGATCAGTTTCAAATTGAATCAAGGTGAAACTATTGCACTTGTTGGAGCCTCTGGAGGCGGAAAAACCACAATAGCAAGGCTTGCAGCACGTTTTTGGGATGTAGATGAAGGTAAAGTGTTAGTAGGAGGAACTAACGTAAAAGATATTTCAAAGAAAGAACTTATGGACAATATATCTTTCGTTTTTCAGAGTACCAAGTTATTCAAAGGATCATTAAGAGATAATATAATTTTTGGTAAAAAAAATGTAAGGGAAAAAGAGATGAATAGAGCTATTGATTTCTCACAATCAAGAGATATCATAGACAATTTAGATAATGGACTTGATACTGTAATAGGTTCAAAAGGAACCTACCTTTCTGGAGGAGAACAGCAGAGGATTGCACTTGCTAGGGCGATTGTCAAGAATGCTCCTATAGTGTTATTGGATGAAGCTACTGCTTTTGCAGATCCTGAAAATGAACATCTGATTCAAAAAGCACTGAAAGAGGTTAGCCGCAATAAGACCACGTTGATGATTGCTCATCGTCTTACAAGTGTACAGAATGTAGATAGGATATTGGTGATTCAGGATGGTAGAATCGCAGAAACAGGAACCCATAAGGAACTCATTATTAAAAATGGTATATACAAGAAGATGTGGGACGAATACCAGACATCCGTTGCATGGAAAATTAAGGCTGACAAACATGTAGAAAAAGGAGGACAAAAATGA
- a CDS encoding MerR family transcriptional regulator — MKYSITDLAEILGCTTSAIHYFEKEHLIKVNKEKNGHRYYNVVDVFRLLSYAKYRSMEIPMKSIITQFGGKENNYRLIQERETKYRNEALKKATYYKNLADAIEDHLVSIRRIEQLLNKYELAQSPAVTVMCDEECGWLSKNRSSQKIIHEWVKLMPVVQLGVIDERMGMSNFGYFVSSKKMEELDLPLELNTKQLRSTSCLHTIVVADEDFSQQPQKVFKKAYEYIMSKGLEIDDISWGKILLVEVEKGAKLHPYIELWISIKI; from the coding sequence ATGAAGTATAGTATTACAGATTTGGCAGAAATTCTTGGATGCACTACCAGTGCCATTCACTATTTTGAAAAAGAACATTTGATTAAAGTGAATAAAGAAAAAAATGGTCATCGTTATTACAATGTCGTTGATGTATTCCGATTGCTTTCTTATGCAAAGTATCGTTCTATGGAAATACCCATGAAAAGCATCATTACTCAATTTGGAGGAAAAGAAAATAATTATAGATTAATACAAGAAAGAGAAACAAAATATAGAAATGAAGCCTTAAAAAAGGCAACTTATTATAAAAATCTAGCAGATGCCATTGAAGATCATCTTGTCAGTATACGAAGAATTGAACAACTATTGAACAAATATGAATTAGCACAATCCCCTGCAGTAACTGTTATGTGTGATGAGGAGTGTGGATGGCTTTCAAAAAACCGCAGTTCCCAAAAGATAATACATGAATGGGTAAAACTAATGCCAGTAGTTCAGCTGGGAGTAATTGATGAAAGAATGGGAATGAGTAATTTTGGGTACTTCGTAAGCAGCAAAAAAATGGAAGAATTAGATTTACCACTAGAACTGAATACTAAACAATTGAGAAGTACATCTTGTTTACATACAATTGTAGTGGCAGATGAGGATTTTTCACAGCAACCTCAGAAGGTCTTTAAAAAGGCTTATGAATATATAATGAGCAAAGGACTTGAGATTGATGATATTTCATGGGGAAAGATATTATTGGTTGAGGTTGAAAAAGGTGCTAAGTTACATCCATATATAGAATTATGGATTTCGATAAAAATTTAA
- a CDS encoding FAD-dependent oxidoreductase, giving the protein MEKNYKVLYEPIKIGKLEIKNRYVLGPMGPGGMCNEDGSFNERGIEFYVERAKGGTGLIMTGVTMVENNIEKCALPSMPCPTINPLNFITTGNEMTERIHAYGAKIFLQLSAGFGRVSIPSIVGKVAVAPSPIPHRFLPGVTCRELTNQEVKEYVKAFGESAAIAKKAGFDGVEIHAVHEGYLLDQFAISFFNHRTDEYGGSLENRLRFACEVVQEIKRRCGEDFPVSLRYSIKSFIKDWCKGGLPDEEFEEKGRDIPEGIEAAKILVEAGYDALNGDVGSYDSWYWSHPPMYQKKGLYLPYNEILKNTVDVPIITAGRMDDPELASEAILSGKTDMIALARPLLADAEIPNKILQGKCETIRPCLSCQEGCMGRLQNFATVSCAVNPACGREKDYAIEKAENIKKVLIIGGGVAGMEAARVAAIRGHEVILLEKNSYLGGNIVPGGVPDFKDDDRALAKWYEVTLKDLGVEIRLNVTASKESIKEFQADEVLIATGSNPKALTVEGADNVYSAEDVLMGRKAVGDKVVIIGGGLVGCETALWLRKQNKEVTIIEMQDDILQIGGPLCHANHDMLHELIRYNNIDVITGSYINKKTDKGFVVNSNGQESVIDADSAIVAIGYLSQKDLYDNIRFDIPKAKLIGDANKVQNIMYAIWNAYEVAKNI; this is encoded by the coding sequence ATGGAAAAGAATTATAAAGTACTTTACGAACCAATTAAAATTGGAAAATTGGAGATTAAAAACAGATATGTTCTTGGACCAATGGGACCAGGCGGAATGTGCAACGAAGACGGTAGTTTTAATGAGAGAGGAATTGAGTTCTATGTAGAACGTGCAAAAGGTGGAACCGGTTTAATCATGACAGGTGTAACAATGGTAGAAAATAATATTGAAAAATGTGCTCTACCCTCCATGCCATGTCCAACAATCAATCCTCTTAATTTCATTACAACAGGTAATGAAATGACTGAAAGAATACATGCATATGGAGCAAAAATATTTTTACAATTATCAGCTGGTTTCGGAAGAGTAAGTATACCATCTATTGTAGGAAAAGTAGCAGTAGCACCCTCCCCTATTCCACATAGATTCTTGCCAGGTGTGACATGCCGTGAATTGACAAATCAAGAAGTAAAGGAATATGTAAAAGCATTTGGTGAGTCAGCAGCAATTGCAAAAAAAGCAGGATTCGACGGTGTTGAAATTCATGCTGTCCATGAAGGATATCTACTGGACCAATTTGCTATTTCTTTCTTTAACCATCGTACTGATGAATATGGTGGATCATTAGAAAACCGTTTAAGATTCGCTTGTGAGGTTGTACAAGAAATCAAGCGACGTTGTGGAGAAGATTTCCCTGTATCACTTAGGTACAGTATAAAGAGCTTTATTAAGGACTGGTGCAAAGGTGGTTTACCAGATGAAGAGTTTGAGGAAAAAGGAAGAGATATTCCTGAAGGAATCGAAGCAGCTAAAATACTTGTTGAAGCTGGTTATGATGCATTAAATGGAGATGTTGGTTCTTATGATTCATGGTATTGGAGTCATCCACCAATGTATCAAAAGAAAGGACTATACCTTCCATATAACGAAATTCTGAAAAACACAGTAGATGTACCTATCATTACAGCAGGTAGAATGGATGATCCTGAGTTAGCAAGCGAGGCAATTCTATCAGGAAAAACAGATATGATCGCTCTAGCCAGACCACTACTTGCAGATGCAGAAATACCAAATAAAATTTTACAAGGTAAGTGTGAAACAATTAGACCATGTTTATCTTGTCAAGAAGGATGTATGGGAAGGCTACAGAATTTTGCAACAGTATCGTGTGCCGTAAATCCTGCATGCGGACGAGAAAAAGATTATGCAATAGAAAAAGCTGAAAATATTAAAAAAGTTCTCATTATCGGTGGCGGTGTCGCAGGAATGGAAGCTGCAAGAGTAGCAGCTATTCGTGGTCATGAAGTGATACTCCTTGAAAAAAATAGTTATCTTGGTGGTAATATCGTTCCAGGAGGAGTTCCAGATTTTAAAGATGACGATCGTGCACTTGCTAAATGGTATGAAGTAACATTAAAAGATCTAGGTGTTGAAATAAGATTGAATGTGACTGCATCCAAAGAAAGTATTAAAGAATTTCAAGCTGATGAAGTACTTATTGCAACAGGCTCCAATCCAAAAGCATTGACTGTTGAAGGTGCTGACAATGTATATTCAGCAGAAGATGTACTAATGGGCAGAAAAGCTGTTGGTGATAAAGTTGTAATAATCGGCGGAGGGCTTGTTGGATGTGAAACAGCTCTTTGGCTAAGAAAACAAAACAAAGAAGTAACTATCATAGAAATGCAGGATGATATCCTTCAAATAGGAGGACCTTTATGTCATGCTAACCATGATATGCTTCATGAATTGATTAGATACAATAATATTGATGTTATAACAGGTTCTTATATCAACAAGAAAACAGATAAAGGTTTTGTTGTCAATTCAAATGGACAGGAATCAGTTATTGACGCTGATAGTGCTATTGTAGCTATTGGATATCTATCTCAAAAAGATCTATATGATAATATCAGATTTGATATTCCAAAGGCAAAACTCATAGGAGATGCTAATAAAGTTCAAAATATCATGTATGCTATCTGGAATGCATATGAAGTTGCTAAGAATATCTAA
- a CDS encoding diphthine--ammonia ligase has protein sequence MDKNCFVSWSGGKDSCLALYKAKEMGYNPKRLFTMFSMENNISSAHRLKEQIIKAQASAMGIEHTVGKAKFDDYEEIFVDNLKMFRQQGIDYGIFGDIDIDDHKKWEDEVCKKASMESFLPLWQMDRREIVQEFLNLGFKAKIIVVNTTMLNARFLGQDLSYSLLDEIEAYGADACGENGEYHTVVYDGPIFHKPVQLKYNDEIIPVSDKWAQIEVKR, from the coding sequence ATGGATAAGAATTGTTTTGTGTCATGGAGTGGAGGAAAAGATTCATGTCTTGCTTTATATAAAGCCAAAGAAATGGGATATAATCCTAAGAGATTATTCACTATGTTCAGTATGGAGAACAATATCAGTTCTGCCCATAGATTGAAAGAACAAATAATTAAGGCTCAAGCTTCTGCAATGGGAATTGAGCATACCGTAGGAAAAGCAAAGTTTGATGATTATGAAGAAATATTTGTAGATAATCTTAAGATGTTCAGGCAACAAGGCATTGATTATGGAATATTCGGTGATATTGATATAGATGATCACAAGAAATGGGAAGATGAAGTTTGCAAAAAAGCTTCCATGGAATCGTTTTTACCACTATGGCAAATGGATAGAAGAGAAATAGTACAAGAGTTTTTGAACCTGGGTTTCAAGGCAAAAATCATAGTAGTTAATACAACAATGCTTAATGCCAGATTTTTGGGACAAGACTTGAGCTACTCGTTATTGGATGAGATTGAAGCATATGGTGCGGATGCTTGCGGTGAGAATGGAGAATATCATACAGTGGTGTATGATGGTCCTATATTCCATAAGCCTGTACAATTAAAATATAATGATGAAATTATACCTGTTAGTGACAAATGGGCTCAGATTGAAGTAAAGAGATAA